The Myxocyprinus asiaticus isolate MX2 ecotype Aquarium Trade chromosome 6, UBuf_Myxa_2, whole genome shotgun sequence region TTCCAATAAAATTCCAATTTGAAGAAATTGTCCATTGATATACAACAAGTCCACTGATATACAAAAAGAGCAATATGGTTGAATAGGTTATAAGCTCAGTGTTAAAAAAATCTTGTGTGAACTGTCACAAGGTGTGGGTGagccatttaataaattatatgtaaGGATCTATACTTGTCTCCAACAATCTCCAACAAATAATCCCAAGCAATTTTTTTCATACTGATGCATGAAGCCTCCTCCTGAGGACAAGCTGCATcccacactacttacactacaaaactgcatagaatagaacagaagtatGTGATTTGGCATGCAGCTTTCATTTCCTTGGATAATCCAAATCATTTCGGACCCCCAGAAGTAACTCTTTGCCATGCCTAATCAGAAGTATCTGCCAGGACTTCCTGTTGTAGCTGATCATGTAAAATAGtcataattaaacagtacttaaaTTTAGCATAATATAATCAGGGTTGGTAGGGTAGCTTTTAaagtgtattccactacagattacatgctgtaaagttagattactcaaggtaagtaacataatataattatgcaatttttttcatgcaattaaaaaGAATGGGAACTGGAACTGTCAAGTTTCAAAAAAGATGCCAGTCATGTGATAGCtatatgtgaggaacagacccaaatttaagttattattcactTATAACCTTATCAAAATCTGATGTTTACCACTGCGATGGGATCATTGGGTCAGCTGAAATTGAGAAATAGATCAATCTGATTTGTGAATGCAATCGTGAGTGTGTGTTTGGAAAAAcgtgagggtcagtaaatgacaggattttcatttttgggtaaactattccataTTTAGACATTCtgatgtattctgttactccccaacccaatTTCATATAGTTTCCTTGGATATTACATtgaatatgtaagggataatatacagtcagctggtcattattgcaaaataaactctgCAAGGGTGGTCAAGTCTCCAAAGCAAATAGgaagggtcttgtatcaccctgaatgggtttattttaagataaagactggcttactgtacattatcccgcttataaataataaaatagacaTGAAATGTTGATTTGTAAGAATGATGTGattatgtgagaaaaaaatagactgcagagtctccagaaacactgAATTTAACTTCTGCTCCAAGTCAGCGTTCTGATGaacctgttggtgtttattttgcataAATCACCATCTGACTGCTcgaaattccacttattacaagactgcctgccaaataaataaattaatggacATATGGAAATAttcatttaagtttaaattattgCAGAGTGCATATGAGATGTAGGAGACCTGACttgcaatacccagatgaccagTAAAATATTCCTTTATCCTTGGATGTGCAGTcattactcagaaatatcagaccactggaTGGAGCACtttaccaatcagaattgagtattcatGAAACAAAGAGAGCCATGAAATAAAATGTGTTCAGTGGAGTAACTTGAATCTTACGGGCCCTAGTGCAAAGAACCTGTCGGGCCCACTCCTTGGGGAGCCTGTGTCGTATATATCTTCACCCGTCGGGTCCGCAGTCATTTTTATGGTTCCTTTTGGTCGACTGTTGTGGGCCCCCTCTCACCCCAGGTCCTAGGGCAGCTGCCCACACTGCCATCCCTGTAGTTATGCCCTTGAATGTATTTTGTGGTGCCTAAATGAATAACAATTTGTTACTACCATATCATTTATCATATAGCACAAAATTCATAGTTTTGACTTGATAATGTGAAGTAACTTGTGCTGGATATGTTAGCTTAGTAAGTTAAATTTActataaaagtaattattttacaCAGTTTCTTATaaatggctgtcaatggagaaagatgctatTTGCCCATATCTTTCGGCAGGGGTCATGCTACTAGGCCATGCTAATAAACCAAATCTTAATCCCTTGGCATGTGCCCCTCATGGGCCAGCCAAGTCAGAGGTCTGGACACGTCACTCGTTTTGTGCAATGGTGCAGCGCAATTCCATCCTGTCACTAGGAAAACCTGCTTGCTGTACCAATGCTAACCAGCAGATGGCTGTGAAGTTTATTATTGGGTCTGATATGGAGCAGTGCAGATCAcagtacaataacaataatattcaCAGGCCAAACAGGGTTGCTTCTGAAAGCAAACCTGTGGGTGCCTgactacatttattttacaatctATTTTAGATTTAGAGTACTTTAAATATGCAAAGCAAGTCTGGTCAGGAGGAAAGGTTGGGATGGAGAGGAAACTGGATCTTTTGCTGGCAAGCTGCCACCAGCCAGGGCAACTTTGAACTACTAAACTTAGAATGAGTACTGCCTTTTAATATCTGACATTTTCCGACTATTTTTAGAAAATTACGTCCTATGGCCTGTGGTAACTTTGCTTACTATGCTCTGATGAAGACAGATACAACAAAATTTGACTATGGCTTTAAGAGCAGCTTAAGATTTTGAGCTCAAGCTACTAGGGAGTTAAGTATTGACCTTCGCCAGGCATACTCCATTACTGTATttaagttaacatgaattaaaacaaggctgtgagggatagacgtacagtttGTTAAATGGGTTGCACTGATATTTGTCAATGGGTTGCACTGTGTACCTTGACCTTGATGATTCAGCTGACAAGATACTGTATTGAAAATATGTCTTTCCAATGGACAACGACCTCACtggttgtgaaaattagatgtgacctAAGATAAAAAGACAGCACAACCTATTGAATGGAGTGTACATCTATCCTACACAGCCTCTTTTTCATTTGTCTCAAATTAAATGTGGTGCCTGTCCTGACTAAGGTCCTTCGGCCAATTGTTTTGCTTTAAGACACTGATGAAGTCATTAGcaataatcatatttaaaaaatactccCATTTGAGTGAATAAGACACATTAGAATTGGAATTAAAAATGTCTTGATGGAGGCCATGTCAATATGAACCAAAGCCCAGATGTGCAAAGCTTATGGAGAAAAACATACCACAAAGGTAATACAAGGCTGTTGCAGCTGATGAACCAGCTGaagttaattttacatttacatttactcatttggcagatgcttttatccaaagcgacttacaaaagaggaataatacaacataagcgattaaTCTTATGGAGACagtagtacgaaaagtgctgcattacaaagtttcaattgcattagaaaaatactatccaagacagattagagtgtaACAAGAATAACTGTCCAAATTCACATATTGTATAAGAGTGTTCTGCATTTGATAAAGAACGTTCTGGCCGTTCGTACTTTGGCTGTTAAGAAAAGTACATTCTTCTTAAGGTATGCAGGTATgcccggacatacttcatccggcaTTGTGAGCTTTGTCCTGTGACTGATTCCCAGATCTATGATGTAGTAACAACTATTTTATTTAGTCTGGTTTTGTTAGAGTACAATTTAACCATCTAGTGTATGCAGGACTTACAGGTGAAGCTGCCCGACTCGCAGGttcttcaaatttttttaattcagttttttgATTCTGACGTAAAAGTGATTCTGAGTAAAGAGCTACGAGCTACGtcttcacagacagacagaatatagatggatggatggattaattGATGAATGGATTAATGGACTGAtgggtgacagacagacaggatagatagatagatagatagatagatagatagatagatagatagatagatagacagatagatagttgaTGGATGGACTGACAGAGAGCTACGAGCTACGtcttcacagacagacagaatatagatggatggatggattaattGATGAATGGATTAATGGACTGAtgggtgacagacagacagacaggatagatagatagatagatagatagatagatagatagttgatGGATGGACTGACAGAGAGCTACGAGCTACGtcttcacagacagacagacagaatatagatggatggatggatgaattgatGAATGGATTAATGGACTGATGggtggcagacagacagacaggatagatagatagatagatagatagatagatagatagatagatagatagatagttgatGGATGGACCGACAGAGAGATACGAGCTATGtcttcacagacagacagacagaatatagatggatggatggattaattGATGAATGGATTAATGGACTGATgggcgacagacagacagacaggatagatagatacatacatagatagatagatagatagatagatagatagatagatagatagatagatgggtggatggatggatggctggatggaccgacaaacagacagatatgtagatggatgtatggatggaaagACAGACCAAACACCATCTACACAGTACACACACTAAGATATATGCTACACATAGCTACAAACGCTCCTGGCTTCAGTGAATTTAGATATATCTGAAAATGGGAAATGACGTGCCTCAGCTCTTACTTTCTAGAAAGCGCCCTCGGATTCCAGTGAGTTGCACTGATACAGGGGAGGGAGCGATGGCTATTTAAAGAGGGTAaaataacacaagatctttagaGCTGAGTAACCGCCTCCGAACAAACATAGCAGGACCAACCATCTGTATCACAGTTTAAAGAGGCAGGATTTTGACTGTACCCACTAACAGTGTTTTAATCACTGACGAATCCACAGGCAGCGCCGTCAAAACGGTCTTCATTCATTAGACAAAATGGGCAAAGATTATTACAAGATTTTGGGAATTGCGAAAGGTTCATCGGACGACGATATCAAAAAGGCGTACAGAAAACAGGCTTTGAAATGGCATCCTGACAAAAACAAGGCGTCCAATGCGGAGGAGAAATTCAAGGAGGTCGCGGAGGCTTATGAAGTTCTTAGTGATCCAAAGAAAAGAGAAATATATGACCAATACGGTGAAGAAGGTAGGGTTCCCACTTTTTAATCTCCGTATCGAAtaacactgagagagagaaaagaaaagaaaagaaaaaaaaagagtccaTCTTTAATCCTTAATCCTTTTGTCGTTATGTCGAATCACAAAACATAACAGACTAATGATGTGATGAATACCTCGGTATATGAGGCCACACAGTTAAAACAGAGTCATGGTTGTTGTTGTCCATTGGCAGTGCTCATATTGTCTTAAATCGGAAACAAAGCACCGTGTAATGTCCTTATTTTATCGAGCAGTATGTCGGAATTGGTTGGTCAACGATGTTACCACTGCTGTTTTATATCATTATATGTTTTGACTTCTATCtcatatgatgtgtgtgtgtttatttattgggGTACTGGGTTGCATGCAGTAATTCAAGCTTACACCATGAGGCCTGTGGCctaaattttacttttttttttttttttaaagaaataaaactgGTTTTTGTTTCTTAAATCTGTTTATTATTAGGGCTTAAAGGAGGTGGAGGCGCGTCGGACGGGCCAGGAGGAAACTTCACCTACACCTTCCATGGAGATCCTCATGCGACGTTTGCCACGTTTTTCGGGGGCGCCAATCCTTTCGAGATATTTTTCGGCAGAAAAGTTAATGGGCGAGATGACGATGACATGGAGGTGGACGGAAGTGACCCCTTTGGTTCTTTTACTAGTTTTAACATCAATGGATTTCCACGCGAACGGCACATCGGTCAGGGCGGCCCGCCGCGCAGAAAACAAGACCCCGCGATCCACCACGAGCTCCGGGTGTCTTTGGAGGAGGTTTTTCATGGGTGCACCAAGCGCATGAAGATCTCACGCAAGCGCTTGAATCCAGACGGTCGGACAATGAGAACCGAGGACAAAATCCTCACTATTGAGATCAAGCGTGGCTGGAAAGAGGGAACCAAAATCACGTTCCCACGCGAAGGCGACGAATCACCCAGCACGATTCCAGCTGATATTGTGTTTGTCATCAGGGACAAACCTCACGCCCACTTTAAACGAGAGGGCTCTGATATCGTGTACCCGGTTCGAGTCAGTTTGCGCCAGGTGAGAGCCACTTAGATGAGTGCTCATACGTATTTTCATCTCTTTTATATCATCCCCATTCAGGTGCACATggtcatctatccatccatctgtcagtCCATCCatcaattatctatctatctatcctgtctttttgtctgtctgtctgtcacccaTCAATccattaatccatccatccatccatctgtagtCTGCCTGTCTGTGAAGACGTAGCTCTCTGTCCGTCCATacatcatccatctatctatctgtccgtccgtccgtccgtccatcctgtctgtctgtcatccatcAATCCATTAACCCATTCatcaattcatccatccatccatccatccatccatccatcaatctatctatagtctgtctgtctgtgaagaTGTAGCTCTTTGTaggtccatctatctatctgtctatctatctatcctgtctgtctgtctgtcgcccATCAATCCATTAATCCATTCatcaattcatccatccatccatctatagtttgtctgtctgtctgtgaagaCGTAGCTCTCTGtcggtccatccatccatctatccatctatctatctatcatcagtctgtctgtctgtctgtctgtctgtctgtcgcccATCAATCCATTAATCCATCCATCAATATATTTtgaaatctatctgtctgtctaattaTCTGTCTAATCTAGCTAATTATAAAAAGAGGAGAACTGAATCTGTGCAGATTTATACAATGCACTGCTTTGTAGATTCCCCttataaatctttttattttaattatttgactGAGGTCTTGTCTCTTATGTAATATGGAGTTTGTACAGGAAGGAACATGAGCAGGATCAGCTGTTGTGAGATGCCAGAAAAGGAGCTTGCCTACTTAAACTGTTACAGGGCCAGATGTACTTATATGGCAGAATCACTGATAGACCATTTTCTGTCCGTAAATCCCACTACTTAAGGTCTACCAATCCAGCTACTTAAAAGTATTGTTAGGCTTAAAAAGGTAAAattgtaaacaataaaaaaaagtatgtttgtgACAAACAGAACAAGTCAGATACATTTCTGTTTTGCAGACAGTATCTGCAGTATAATTAATTGAAATGATGCTACAGGTTTGCCCAGGTTACAGTTGTATTGTGAAAGTTTCATTCTGTCACATGAATGTCTTTTGCAATTTTCATTTTCTCCCTGTCCGGATGCTTGCCATTTACAGTAACATGATTGGTGCATGTATAAATAACATGAAACATTAAAGTATGGTATCAACTGAAAAGCAGCTCCCATTACATTACTATAAAGGTTAGATTTACATGATTAATATTCAAacaatatacttcatacgaaatcgaggaacgaatgggtgtgatgtcatttagaacaaaatctggccaaaaataaggtgtttttgagttcgtttcaGTGGTTCGCCAGTGCAAGCTTTTAGgaaacttcttaccggctgctaaacaccttcttactaccattggtccacgtcatcagtaggtgtgacctgaagctccaccaaCCTTAAAGCCAacagctaattcccattcagtcagttaaaatcagtcaacatgaacacaccggcctgcagttattagcgagctggggcaagtttacctacatctgtatgatcgttcgcttagagacattatccaagaccatgtcatgcaatttttttgtttttgtttgtttaattagttaAAAGAGGAATttaatctactcaaatactctgaagtgcccattcactcatgtgccatctgcagcgaaagccattcacacatctgcccaaagtaagatatgcctctctgatcatcattcttttgtctgtattctgaacattaacactcttttatacaccagtCTTTttagtagtatcagtgtcattacaagttacaataacagagtgtaatcggcacatattatggccgtgatagcgcattagcgtcatgaattcagaatgtaaacaagataaATGAGACGttatctactatatatatatatatatatatatatatatatatatatatatatatatatagtagataattactttaaattataattactttaaatcatcactgagtggttaaaacagctttttacggacctcatttgaattctactcatagaatgagggataaagtcattgataacacatatttaaggttttacatgtagcgtccacATATtgaaatgtacttctaaacacctcccacagcggtgtggtggGTGtatgaatgttcgcaaacagtatacagttgctcagctgtttagagcttgtttttacccctgaacgaagaacttctccggaagtatatcagggccttaatCCTCAAAAAGCAGATCAGATCAGGTCTCGGAGAGCCTGACTGAGAAATCACCAAGCAAACATAAAATGCCTAAGTTATTAAATCTATGATGTTTGGCAATGTAGTGTTTATGTTGGAAGGATAAACAATTATTATGTTAGTTTGTGTATCCATGTAGTTTAAAATTCATAGCACATTATTACCAGAAATACTGTCTTTATCAGAGCTTTTTTGTGTGATTTACAGTTGTGAATATGAATTATCTGATTaacaattgttttatatattttttttatcatagtcATTGTGTGGCTGCTCTGTCACCGTGTCGACAATAGATGGTAAAACGTGCAATATGAAGATAACCGATGTCATCAAACCAGGCATGAGGAAGATAATTGCTGGACAAGGACTGCCCTTCCCAAAGAACCCAGAACAAAGAGGGGACCTCATTGTAGAGTTTGATGTGCACTTTCCTGACAGTCTGCCATCCAATGCCAAGGATGTCCTGAAACGACACTTACCAACCTCATAAATTGAGGTTGGACAGACTGTAGTGACATTTCTATATGAACAATTTGGTCCCCTTGTTAGGTGGACGATGATGACAAATCAGTTTTGAGAATGTGCAATTTCTATTTTTATCTAATTGTTTATTCTGTATAcagtctatatactgtatgtctaatacatatactgtacgtatgtatatacacactcactgagcacttcattaggaacacaatggtcctaataaagtgcctgacgtggtcttctgctgttgtagcccatccacctcaaggttcgacgtgttgtgcattctgagatgctattctgctcactacaatcgtacagagtggttatctgagttaccgtagcctttctgtcagctcgaactagtctgacctctttcatcaacaaggcatttccttccgcagaactaccgctcactggatgttatttgttttttggcaccattctgagtaaactgagactgttgtgcatagaaatcccaggagatcagcagttacagaaattctcaaatcAGCCCAGctgccaccaacaatcatgccttggttgaaatcactgagatcacattttctccccattctgatggttgatgagaacattaactgaagctcctgacccctatcagcttgattttatgcattgcactgctgccacatgattggctgattagataatcgcatgaataagtaggtgtacaagtgtacctaataaagtgctcagtgagtgtgtgtgtatatatatatatatatatatatatatatatattaattacattGCATGcctatgtacagtatgtcagtgACAGTGCAAGCTTAAAGTACAATCTATGTCTGCAAATAAATGTTTGGCTTTTGTTCCCCCTTCAATTTCAGTTGTGCAGTATTAACTTGAAACatttaattgcaactttataCAGTATCAGTATTACACAGAGTAAATTATATAGATGTATTTGTTTGCCTTTTTCATGTGGTTTACATTTCTTAGTACTGTTACAGGTCCTGTACTCTTAGTAATTTCAAGTTACATAATGACTTGCTAAATGCAATGAAGGACTATGTTAAAGTACTTTGGATGGTATTCATGGTAGGTATTCTAAACATTTAGCTATACTCGAATGCCTTTTTCAGGTCTGATATGTCAGATCCAAGTGCGAGCAATTTTGTCTTTGACAGAGACCAAAATATTACATTGAAGTGGTTACTTGTGCTCTGGGTTCACATTTGCCACATGTATTCATGGAAAATCATGGAAAGTTGTAGTTTTTGcataatcataattattttaacttatattttaagtctttttaagactttttttctcCCAGTGTTTTGTGTTTGGAAGGCAGTTTCTGGAAAAAATCCTTAtgatataattaataaaaatcgATTTACTCAAGATTTAACCCTTagatgcatgggaatttcactgAACACTCATGCATATtttggtctttagagacctggcacttatatctttcacaaatggatctacaaaatgccttttacaaaattacatattgtgtaaaatgtaaaataactagacaattagaaaataatataataaaatatattttaatatattatgttttatttttcatatatcaaagacataatgcaacaaatgagaacaaatctagaacagaattcatacattttcatgaggcgcaactggctgtcaaaaacattacacataacacaagatACACAAATATTTTCTCAGGAAcgttttgagtctaaatagatgcacaacttacttAATTTCAGTATAGTACACCCAATTGTTGCTTCTACGTcagctagcaatgtcaaatgtaaatcaagtcaatcactgaatcaacagcgccaccttgagtaagaaatagcatgtataatatgtatgtgtacatgcatatgggatactaataattcaccattgtcacacagaaaatcaacatgatacagtatgtatttgtatTAGTTCCCGTTTTCATGCAGTTTAAGTGGCGTACTCTTACTCCGCATACatgtggctcggtcagtaagcagatTTCTCCACGGCAATGTAATTTTCCCACAGCACTTGTGTAAACACACATGGCATCCGTGGAAGACTTCaacattttactctctgttgatttgctttattttcagatattctagaattgttgctgtgtttgtttccttaaattaCTATCCAACCTGCAGATGAATTGCTATgtgggggtttccctcttacataaaactctgggattcccccggTGTACAGCACATATGtccatattttacatttgtgtgtaaaatgggtatagtttatgtgtatgtgattttcccactgtacttccagaaatgttgaattatttccgctgtgttgacattCTGTTGGGCTCCATTGTTATCCCGGTCTGTTCCAGGCAggtgcactcttcaaacacccatcagaacaccatgcgtttacatgaccacaataaGCTGCGTTTTCAGAGAGAAACCTAGATGTGTTAAACGGCGTAAAGAAATCGACGTTCTTGTTTACTTGACGTTTAAGAGCACCGCTTTccgcaaaaaccctggaatataCAGTTTTCTTGAGTGCATGGAAACGTGGTCAGTGTTGAAAGAAGGCCTACTGATCTTCCTCTTTATAGCAGCTGTAGTTTCTGTGATGACTCGGCTGTGGGAGCACGCCCATCACTGTTATGAAATCTATCAGTTTTTGTAGGAAAGTGTATCTACAGCAGTGTGTATTAGTATGTATTAATAATCTAATATAATCTAATCCGAATAATCTATATCATTAGGTTTTAACTATTTTGTTCCGGCGCATGTTTAAAGTCATTCTGCTTTTGAGTTTAAAAAATCATTAATGCACACCTGAGCCAGGTAAATGAGTCTCTGGATGACGTCACAACACACCGTAGACTCCTTCCCAGAGCGCGCGCGCGCATTCGCCAATAGAGTAGCCCATTGTTTGAGCACCAACGACTAGAGAGTTTACAGTAGATTCAATCTACCTGTTGCATACCGCCGTTTCCGCTCTCTGGGTCGCTTTCGAAGAGAGGAAACGGCCGCACCGAACTCAAAGAAATTCAGCAGGTTTCATTTCTTCTTCCAATGCTCTAGCTGTCCGGTTTCCGTGTGTTTTAATAACCCCCCACGGATTTACAGGAGGAGCAAGCATGCCTTTGGGACtcaggaaaaagaaaaacaagtcaAGGGAAAGCTCGAACTTGGTGGAAAATGAGGAGGTCGGCGCACACTCAGGTGGAGGGGCAGGGAAGTCCACCGTGAACGGTGGCGGTCTTCCACCTCCACCTGCCAGCCTGCGACCGAAACTGGTGTTCCACACGCAGCTCGCCCACGGGAGTCCCACAGGCAGGATCGAGGGTTTCACGAACGTCAAAGAGCTGTACAACAAAATAGCAGAAGCGTTTAACCTAAATCCGGATGAGGTAAATCTCAAATGTTAATTATATTTCAAAATCTCGATGAATAAATTATGTGGGCTTGCGTCAGTACGCAGGCAGGCAGTGAGtcagaaaaaaatacacaaacgAAGTTGCAAATGAAAAGCATTGGCGGTCGGTGTTTGCATAAGGTGCGCCTGTCTGGGGACAGGGAACTGACTTGAAAATCCCTAAAATTATCATAGGCTTCAAGCATTAGTTGACATTTTCAAACATTGTTTATCAATTAGAACTTAGTTCTGGTAATAACTTACAGCTGCTTAGTTTTGTTTATTTCAAGGTATTGCGCTAATTGAAGATATAGTGCAATATAGTGTCATATGCATGAGTCACTTTTAGTTTGAGAGATCTGGTGGATAACGACATAAACACTAAAGGTGAAATGCTTTATTGCTTTACTGTATGTAATCAAACATTCAAGATTGCTGgcagcaaatgtaatttttttttggaaTCATTCATTTGATAAATCCATACTGTTTGCTAACTAATCTGAATATTTCAGAGATGTGGTGTTTACAGCCTTTCTTCAGTGTGTTGTCTGGTCCCTCACAGCTTTAATCAGTTAGTCCGCATAGGTCCTGTTTTGAAAATACATATGGGGGTACAGTACAATCCAAAAATTAGTCAGAATAGGAACATGGCTGTTTGGACAGAAAAATGTGGTGTGTTGTGTCAAAGTTTTAAAGGTATAGCTTTACATGTATAAAGGTAACGCTATCTAGGTATGGCAATacaatttcagtaattcaacagattttttttctttataaattattgtataaTATTCAGTGAAACAGAACGGGATATCccatttaaatgttttctgaTGGGGGATTTGGGGCACCCACAGCATCCCCCCTCCCCCCACGAATTTGACATAAGTTTGATGGTGGCCGCCCATtctatggattttttttcttctaaattctTGTTTAATATTCAATGAAACAGAACGGGATATCCTATTTAGATGTTTTATTTGACTAAAAGAATTTTAAATTTGA contains the following coding sequences:
- the LOC127442023 gene encoding dnaJ homolog subfamily B member 4-like isoform X1; amino-acid sequence: MGKDYYKILGIAKGSSDDDIKKAYRKQALKWHPDKNKASNAEEKFKEVAEAYEVLSDPKKREIYDQYGEEGLKGGGGASDGPGGNFTYTFHGDPHATFATFFGGANPFEIFFGRKVNGRDDDDMEVDGSDPFGSFTSFNINGFPRERHIGQGGPPRRKQDPAIHHELRVSLEEVFHGCTKRMKISRKRLNPDGRTMRTEDKILTIEIKRGWKEGTKITFPREGDESPSTIPADIVFVIRDKPHAHFKREGSDIVYPVRVSLRQSLCGCSVTVSTIDGKTCNMKITDVIKPGMRKIIAGQGLPFPKNPEQRGDLIVEFDVHFPDSLPSNAKDVLKRHLPTS
- the LOC127442023 gene encoding dnaJ homolog subfamily B member 4-like isoform X2 produces the protein MGKDYYKILGIAKGSSDDDIKKAYRKQALKWHPDKNKASNAEEKFKEVAEAYEVLSDPKKREIYDQYGEEGLKGGGGASDGPGGNFTYTFHGDPHATFATFFGGANPFEIFFGRKVNGRDDDDMEVDGSDPFGSFTSFNINGFPRERHIGQGGPPRRKQDPAIHHELRVSLEEVFHGCTKRMKISRKRLNPDGRTMRTEDKILTIEIKRGWKEGTKITFPREGDESPSTIPADIVFVIRDKPHAHFKREGSDIVYPVRVSLRQLKEEFNLLKYSEVPIHSCAICSESHSHICPNHCVAALSPCRQ